From a single Actinomycetota bacterium genomic region:
- a CDS encoding pyruvate ferredoxin oxidoreductase (catalyzes the formation of acetyl-CoA from pyruvate and coenzyme A), with translation MANLKELTHREDRLSGGHRLCAGCGASIAVRQVLLGAGEDPVVAGCATGCLEVSTTIYPYSSWKTPFIHNAFENSSATIS, from the coding sequence ATGGCCAATCTGAAGGAACTCACCCATCGCGAGGACCGGCTCTCCGGCGGTCACCGCCTCTGCGCCGGCTGCGGCGCGTCGATCGCGGTGCGCCAGGTGTTGCTCGGCGCCGGCGAGGACCCGGTCGTCGCGGGCTGCGCGACCGGCTGCCTCGAGGTGTCCACGACGATCTACCCGTACTCGTCGTGGAAGACCCCGTTCATCCACAACGCCTTCGAGAACTCGTCGGCCACCATCTCC